The following proteins come from a genomic window of Paenibacillus spongiae:
- the smc gene encoding chromosome segregation protein SMC — protein MFLKRIELAGFKSFADKTELEFVRGITAVVGPNGSGKSNISDSIRWVLGEQSAKSLRGGKMEDIIFAGSDGRKAVNIGEVSLTLDNSDNALPLEYNEVTVTRRVHRNGDSEYMINKQPCRLRDITELFMDTGIGKEAYSIIGQGRIEEILSTRSEDRRGIFEEASGIVKYKSRKREAQKKLEETEQNLVRIHDLVSELEDQVEPLRVQSEKAIHFKQLKERLKTSEISMYVHNIQTVHASWTEASAKLKKLNEEQLSLTTVVSKHDALLEKDRLKLKELEESLDRLHEAMLQYSEEYEKCEGYGEVLKERKRNLEQNRAQLEASLAAQTERITGLAKEEAEFRVKAANLEGELTKLRDRLIQEEAQLLGTTASVSGDAVESLKSELLDVLSAMAQLRNEIRYASQQEEALQKRIERLGDEQTKWREQHEKLGARRSELQERLNKTLDAIAAVRNKYINEGEQQQTGHKLLEEAQAAARKWEQKLEALRSRRDTMKEMQDDLDGFMQGVREVLKASRRSSGGLEGVHGAVAELVRVPERLELAIETALGGALQHIVMNDERSARTAIAFLKQRQLGRATFLPLDVIRGRSIPEHDRRMIATVEGFVGIAAELVSSESKYSSIVENLLGNVLISENLEQANRIAAKCHYRFRIVTLEGDVVNAGGSMTGGSIQKKGANLLGRNRQIEQLDGDIKSTEGQLVTLRDRIGDLRKEQSIRSQNIDDLRNQGEQYRIEEQHIRAELQQLDNERRHLEEQKQLYELDHEGQRAEREQLKLSAADAAKRLEEKTFEEAKLQEAIRSAEDYRKASETAKEQLQEQLTDLKIAVAKTDQEKQSFEDQASRVRSDVGRAKQELAGLRDLLARQEEEADSHAEESIRQIEQLNQLRLKKSTCSEQTDLKRSERADMTRDLELGENETKEQRAQLRAVEDQLRQTEIASNRLDVELDNLLRKLSEEYELSFELARERYPVPEDVIATQNEVRDLKRSISSLGEVNLGAIDEYERVKERYTFLSEQKDDLIDAKTTLYQVIREMDDEMSRRFRTTFESIRGHFAIVFAKLFGGGRADLVMVEPDRVLESGIDIVAQPPGKKLQNLQLLSGGERALTAIALLFAILQVKPVPFCVLDEVEAALDEANVARFAQYLREFSELTQFIVVTHRKGTMEEADVLYGVTMEEGGVSKLVSVRLEEEDQVSA, from the coding sequence ATGTTCCTGAAAAGGATTGAACTTGCAGGTTTTAAATCTTTCGCCGATAAGACGGAGCTGGAATTCGTCCGTGGAATTACGGCGGTCGTCGGTCCGAACGGCAGTGGAAAGAGTAATATCAGCGACAGCATCCGCTGGGTGCTGGGCGAGCAGAGCGCCAAGAGCCTGCGCGGCGGGAAGATGGAGGATATCATTTTCGCCGGCAGTGACGGGCGCAAGGCAGTTAATATCGGCGAAGTGTCGCTGACGCTGGATAACAGCGATAACGCTCTTCCGTTAGAGTATAACGAGGTCACGGTTACGAGACGCGTGCACCGGAACGGCGACAGTGAATATATGATCAATAAGCAGCCGTGCAGGCTGAGAGATATTACGGAATTGTTCATGGATACGGGCATCGGGAAAGAGGCTTATTCGATTATTGGACAAGGCCGGATTGAAGAGATCTTAAGCACGCGGTCAGAGGACCGCCGCGGCATCTTCGAGGAAGCCTCCGGCATTGTGAAATACAAGTCCCGCAAGCGCGAAGCGCAGAAGAAGCTGGAAGAGACGGAACAGAATTTGGTCCGGATTCACGACTTGGTATCGGAGCTGGAAGACCAGGTCGAGCCGCTGCGGGTGCAGTCGGAAAAGGCTATTCATTTTAAGCAGCTGAAGGAACGGCTGAAGACGTCGGAAATCTCGATGTACGTGCATAATATTCAGACGGTGCACGCTTCCTGGACGGAAGCCAGCGCGAAGCTGAAGAAGCTCAATGAGGAGCAGCTGTCCCTCACAACCGTCGTCAGCAAGCATGACGCCCTGTTGGAGAAGGACCGTTTGAAGCTTAAGGAGCTCGAAGAGTCGCTGGACCGCCTTCACGAAGCGATGCTGCAATACAGTGAAGAGTATGAGAAGTGCGAAGGATACGGCGAAGTTCTGAAGGAACGCAAGCGCAATCTGGAGCAGAACCGCGCCCAGCTGGAGGCATCGCTGGCGGCGCAGACGGAACGGATAACCGGTCTAGCCAAAGAAGAAGCGGAATTCCGCGTTAAAGCGGCCAACCTGGAAGGCGAATTGACCAAGCTTCGGGACCGCCTGATCCAGGAGGAGGCCCAATTGCTCGGGACGACGGCCTCGGTGTCCGGCGATGCCGTGGAATCGCTGAAGAGCGAGCTTCTTGATGTGTTGAGCGCAATGGCGCAGCTGCGCAATGAAATCAGGTATGCCAGCCAGCAGGAAGAAGCTTTGCAGAAGCGGATCGAGCGGCTTGGCGACGAGCAGACCAAGTGGCGTGAGCAGCATGAGAAGCTGGGCGCAAGGCGCAGCGAGCTGCAGGAGCGGCTGAACAAGACATTGGACGCGATTGCTGCGGTGCGAAACAAATACATAAACGAAGGGGAACAGCAGCAGACAGGCCACAAGCTGCTGGAGGAAGCCCAAGCCGCTGCCCGCAAGTGGGAGCAGAAGCTGGAGGCGCTTCGTTCCCGCCGCGACACGATGAAAGAAATGCAGGATGATCTGGACGGGTTTATGCAGGGGGTCCGCGAGGTGCTGAAGGCGTCACGCCGTTCGTCAGGCGGGCTGGAAGGCGTTCACGGCGCCGTGGCAGAGCTTGTCCGCGTACCGGAACGGCTGGAGCTGGCAATCGAAACTGCGCTGGGGGGAGCGCTTCAGCATATCGTCATGAATGATGAGCGAAGCGCCCGAACCGCCATTGCGTTTCTGAAGCAGCGCCAGCTCGGACGCGCAACGTTCCTGCCGCTGGATGTCATTCGCGGACGGAGCATACCCGAGCATGACCGGCGCATGATCGCGACCGTCGAAGGGTTCGTCGGGATTGCGGCCGAGCTGGTGTCGAGCGAATCCAAGTACAGCTCGATCGTCGAGAATCTGCTTGGCAACGTGCTGATCTCGGAGAATCTGGAGCAGGCGAACCGGATCGCAGCGAAATGTCACTACCGGTTCCGGATCGTCACGCTGGAAGGCGATGTCGTGAATGCGGGCGGATCGATGACGGGGGGCAGCATTCAGAAGAAGGGTGCGAATCTGCTGGGAAGGAATCGCCAAATCGAGCAGCTGGACGGCGATATCAAATCGACCGAAGGCCAGCTCGTGACGCTGCGCGACAGGATCGGCGATCTCCGCAAGGAGCAGTCGATCCGAAGCCAGAATATCGACGATCTCCGCAATCAGGGCGAACAATACCGGATCGAGGAGCAGCACATCCGCGCGGAGCTGCAGCAGCTCGATAATGAGCGGAGGCATCTTGAAGAACAGAAGCAGCTGTACGAGCTGGACCATGAAGGCCAACGGGCGGAGCGCGAACAGCTGAAGCTCTCGGCGGCAGATGCGGCGAAGCGGCTGGAAGAGAAGACCTTCGAGGAAGCGAAGCTGCAGGAAGCGATACGCAGCGCTGAAGACTACCGGAAAGCAAGCGAAACGGCAAAGGAGCAGCTTCAGGAGCAGTTAACGGACCTGAAGATCGCCGTCGCCAAGACCGATCAGGAGAAGCAATCGTTCGAGGATCAGGCCTCCCGCGTCCGCTCCGATGTCGGACGTGCCAAGCAGGAGCTGGCCGGCTTGCGTGATTTGCTGGCGAGGCAGGAGGAAGAAGCCGATTCGCACGCGGAAGAAAGCATAAGACAGATCGAACAGCTCAACCAGCTGCGTCTGAAGAAGTCGACCTGCTCCGAGCAGACGGATCTGAAGCGCTCGGAGCGCGCGGATATGACCCGCGATCTGGAGCTTGGCGAGAACGAAACGAAGGAGCAGCGTGCGCAGCTGCGCGCCGTCGAAGACCAGCTCCGGCAGACCGAAATCGCCTCAAACCGTCTTGATGTGGAGCTGGACAACCTGCTTCGCAAGCTGAGCGAGGAATATGAGCTGAGTTTCGAGCTGGCCAGGGAACGCTACCCGGTTCCGGAGGACGTTATCGCCACGCAGAACGAGGTCCGCGATTTGAAGCGCAGCATCTCTTCTTTGGGCGAGGTCAACCTTGGCGCAATCGATGAATACGAGCGGGTGAAGGAACGGTATACCTTCCTGAGCGAGCAGAAGGACGATCTGATTGATGCGAAGACGACGCTCTATCAGGTTATACGCGAGATGGACGACGAGATGTCGAGGCGCTTCCGAACCACCTTCGAGTCGATTCGCGGCCACTTCGCCATCGTATTCGCCAAGCTGTTCGGGGGCGGGCGCGCCGATCTCGTGATGGTCGAGCCCGACCGCGTGCTGGAGAGCGGGATCGATATCGTTGCGCAGCCACCGGGCAAGAAGCTGCAGAATCTTCAGCTGCTGTCCGGCGGAGAACGCGCGCTGACTGCGATTGCCTTATTATTTGCCATTCTGCAGGTGAAGCCGGTCCCATTCTGCGTGCTCGACGAGGTAGAGGCGGCGCTCGATGAAGCGAACGTCGCACGGTTCGCCCAATATCTCCGGGAGTTTTCCGAACTTACGCAGTTCATTGTCGTCACGCACCGCAAGGGCACAATGGAAGAAGCAGATGTGCTGTACGGCGTTACGATGGAAGAAGGCGGCGTCTCCAAGCTCGTATCCGTACGGCTTGAGGAGGAAGATCAGGTTTCCGCATAA
- the ftsY gene encoding signal recognition particle-docking protein FtsY, with the protein MSFFKKLKESISQKTEAVTNIFKEGLTKTRTAFVEKVEELITRRKKIDEAFFEELEEILIGADVGVNTVMELIDELRAEVKKRKIESASELQPILSEKLVGLLKGEGDKKLRMADNGMTVILFVGVNGVGKTTTIGKLAHKFKSEGKKVMLAAGDTFRAGAVEQLEVWGQRVGVDVIKQGSGADPAAVMYDAVQAAKQRNVDVLLCDTAGRLQNKSNLMEELNKIFRVIQREVPNAPHEVLLVLDATTGQNALSQAKLFGEKSGVTGLVLTKLDGTAKGGIVIAIRNELNLPVKFVGLGEKMDDLQEFDSEQFVHALFAGLIQSAEASEAAEQ; encoded by the coding sequence TTGAGTTTCTTCAAGAAGTTAAAGGAAAGCATTTCGCAGAAGACCGAAGCGGTTACGAATATTTTCAAGGAAGGGTTGACCAAGACCCGGACGGCGTTCGTCGAGAAGGTCGAGGAGCTGATTACGCGCCGCAAAAAAATCGACGAAGCCTTCTTCGAGGAGCTGGAAGAGATTCTGATTGGCGCCGATGTCGGCGTCAATACGGTCATGGAGCTCATCGACGAGCTGCGCGCGGAAGTGAAGAAGCGCAAGATCGAGAGCGCATCGGAGCTGCAACCGATTCTCTCCGAGAAGCTGGTCGGGTTATTGAAGGGAGAAGGGGACAAGAAGCTCCGTATGGCGGACAATGGTATGACGGTCATTCTCTTCGTCGGGGTGAACGGCGTAGGGAAGACGACGACGATCGGGAAGCTTGCCCACAAATTCAAAAGCGAAGGCAAGAAGGTTATGCTGGCGGCAGGGGACACGTTCCGGGCGGGAGCCGTCGAGCAGCTTGAGGTATGGGGCCAGCGGGTAGGCGTCGATGTCATTAAGCAAGGGTCGGGCGCTGATCCGGCGGCTGTCATGTACGATGCCGTCCAAGCGGCCAAGCAGCGGAATGTCGATGTGCTTCTTTGCGATACGGCTGGCCGCCTGCAGAACAAGTCGAACCTGATGGAAGAGCTGAACAAGATCTTCCGGGTCATTCAGCGCGAAGTGCCGAACGCTCCGCATGAGGTGCTGCTGGTGCTTGATGCCACGACAGGCCAGAACGCGCTCAGCCAGGCGAAGCTGTTCGGCGAGAAGAGCGGCGTGACCGGCCTTGTGCTGACCAAGCTGGACGGAACCGCGAAGGGCGGTATCGTCATCGCGATCCGCAATGAGCTGAACTTGCCGGTTAAATTCGTCGGTCTCGGCGAAAAGATGGACGACCTGCAGGAATTCGATTCCGAGCAGTTTGTCCATGCGCTGTTCGCGGGCCTCATTCAATCCGCTGAAGCTTCCGAAGCGGCTGAACAATAG
- the ylxM gene encoding YlxM family DNA-binding protein, giving the protein MLFDFYEALLTEKQRTFFKYYFHDDYSLGEIAAEFEVSRQAVYEHIKRADSMLEGYEAKLGLLAKHEATAKWLRELEICASSAGTEAFARKLSEIAQGLRDLEAIGFRAEPESDISK; this is encoded by the coding sequence ATGCTGTTCGATTTCTACGAGGCGCTGCTTACAGAGAAGCAGCGGACGTTCTTTAAATATTATTTTCACGACGACTATTCCCTTGGCGAAATAGCCGCTGAATTCGAGGTTAGCCGGCAGGCGGTATACGAGCATATCAAACGGGCGGATTCCATGCTCGAAGGCTATGAAGCCAAGCTCGGGCTGCTGGCGAAGCATGAGGCGACGGCCAAGTGGCTCAGAGAGCTTGAGATATGCGCGTCATCGGCCGGCACCGAGGCGTTCGCCCGGAAGCTAAGCGAGATCGCGCAGGGACTGCGGGATCTGGAAGCGATCGGCTTCCGGGCGGAGCCGGAGTCCGATATAAGCAAATAG
- the ffh gene encoding signal recognition particle protein — translation MAFEGLTNRLQSVFGKLRGKGKVSEEDVNEAMREVRLALLEADVNFKVVKEFIAKVKERAVGLEVMKSFTPGMVIIDIVNKELTELMGGTQSKLAKSNKPPTVILMAGLQGAGKTTSSGKLAKMLLKSNNRPLLVACDIYRPAAIKQLQVLGEQIGVPVFSLGDQTSPVDIARSGLQHAKDNGNDYVIIDTAGRLHIDEALMDELRQIHEATKPDEVLLVVDAMTGQEAVNVAESFHSQLELTGVVLTKLDGDTRGGAALSVKAVTGCPIKFAATGEKIEPLEPFHPERMASRILGMGDMLSLIEKAQSNIDADKAAEMERKMRNAEFTFEDFLEQMEQVRKLGPIDQLMDMLPGMGKMKDMKNMKVDDKQIFRVEAIVKSMTKDEKRKPEIINYSRRKRIATGSGTSIAEVNRLIKQFDDMRKMMKQFSSMMGPKGPKGGMKGLKGMLGKGKKFPF, via the coding sequence ATGGCGTTTGAAGGATTGACAAACAGGCTGCAGAGCGTATTCGGCAAGCTGAGAGGCAAAGGCAAGGTGTCGGAGGAAGACGTTAACGAAGCGATGCGCGAGGTTCGGCTTGCATTGCTGGAGGCCGACGTCAACTTTAAAGTCGTTAAGGAATTCATCGCCAAGGTGAAAGAGCGTGCGGTTGGCCTGGAAGTGATGAAGAGCTTTACTCCGGGCATGGTCATCATCGATATCGTCAATAAAGAGCTGACGGAGCTGATGGGCGGCACGCAGAGCAAGCTTGCCAAGTCGAACAAGCCTCCGACCGTTATTCTGATGGCAGGCCTGCAGGGCGCAGGTAAGACAACATCTTCCGGCAAGCTTGCCAAGATGCTCCTCAAAAGCAATAATCGTCCGCTCCTCGTCGCATGCGATATCTATCGCCCTGCTGCAATCAAGCAGCTGCAGGTGCTTGGGGAACAGATCGGCGTCCCAGTCTTCTCGTTAGGCGATCAAACCTCGCCGGTTGACATCGCGCGCAGCGGTCTCCAGCATGCGAAGGATAACGGCAATGATTACGTCATTATTGATACGGCCGGACGTCTTCATATCGACGAAGCACTTATGGATGAGCTGCGGCAAATTCATGAAGCGACCAAGCCGGACGAAGTGCTGCTTGTCGTCGATGCAATGACCGGACAAGAGGCCGTCAACGTGGCGGAAAGCTTCCACAGCCAGCTGGAGCTGACGGGTGTCGTCCTGACCAAGCTGGACGGCGACACGCGCGGCGGCGCCGCGCTATCGGTCAAAGCCGTAACCGGCTGTCCGATCAAATTCGCCGCAACCGGCGAGAAGATCGAACCGCTGGAGCCGTTCCATCCGGAGCGGATGGCTTCCCGTATTCTCGGCATGGGCGATATGCTCTCGCTGATTGAGAAGGCGCAGTCGAACATCGACGCTGACAAGGCGGCCGAGATGGAACGCAAGATGCGCAACGCGGAATTTACATTCGAGGATTTCCTCGAGCAGATGGAGCAGGTGCGCAAGCTTGGCCCAATCGATCAGCTCATGGATATGCTGCCGGGTATGGGCAAGATGAAAGATATGAAGAATATGAAGGTGGACGACAAGCAGATCTTCCGGGTCGAAGCCATCGTGAAGTCGATGACCAAGGATGAGAAGCGGAAGCCTGAAATCATAAACTACAGCCGGCGCAAACGGATTGCCACAGGCAGCGGAACCTCCATTGCGGAAGTAAACCGGCTCATCAAGCAGTTTGACGATATGCGCAAGATGATGAAGCAGTTCTCTTCCATGATGGGTCCCAAGGGTCCGAAAGGCGGTATGAAGGGCTTGAAGGGCATGCTCGGCAAAGGGAAGAAATTCCCGTTCTAA
- the rpsP gene encoding 30S ribosomal protein S16 — MAVRIRLKRMGAHKAPFYRVVVSDSRSPRDGRFIEEIGTYNPVAQPALVNIDEEKALKWLQNGAQASDTVRNLLSKAGIMTKFHELKLQK, encoded by the coding sequence ATGGCAGTACGTATTCGTTTGAAACGGATGGGTGCACACAAAGCGCCGTTCTACCGCGTTGTTGTATCCGACTCCCGTTCCCCGCGTGACGGTCGGTTCATCGAGGAAATCGGCACTTATAACCCGGTTGCACAACCGGCTCTAGTGAATATCGATGAAGAGAAAGCATTGAAATGGCTTCAAAATGGAGCTCAAGCTTCCGACACTGTTCGCAACCTGCTCTCCAAAGCAGGCATCATGACGAAGTTCCATGAACTGAAGCTTCAGAAATAA
- a CDS encoding KH domain-containing protein: protein MKDLILVIAKALVDHPEDVRVDVKEDDRGTVYQLTVHQTDVGKVIGKQGRIAKALRTVVTSAAVKSDKRVMVDIIS from the coding sequence ATGAAAGATTTGATTCTTGTCATAGCGAAGGCTTTAGTGGATCACCCCGAAGATGTGCGCGTCGACGTGAAAGAAGACGATCGCGGCACCGTTTACCAGCTTACCGTTCACCAGACCGATGTCGGCAAAGTGATCGGCAAGCAGGGTCGGATTGCGAAAGCGCTCCGGACGGTCGTCACTTCGGCGGCTGTTAAATCGGATAAACGCGTCATGGTCGACATTATTTCGTAG
- the rimM gene encoding ribosome maturation factor RimM (Essential for efficient processing of 16S rRNA), with the protein MEQGWLKVGKVVNTHGIRGELKVVSQTDFPDERFAAGSLLILENPEQKQQLEVEVQSAREHKNMFIVKFKGYDNINDVEKYKGWMLKVSKDNRSDLDDGEYYYFEIIGCRAITEDGEELGTITEILSPGANDVWVVEAKKGKQVLLPVIDEVVLQVDVKEKVVTVRLMEGLI; encoded by the coding sequence ATGGAGCAAGGGTGGCTTAAAGTAGGCAAGGTGGTCAATACGCATGGAATCCGCGGCGAGCTGAAGGTCGTGTCGCAGACGGATTTTCCCGATGAGCGCTTCGCGGCCGGGAGCCTGCTTATACTTGAGAATCCGGAGCAGAAGCAGCAGCTCGAAGTGGAAGTGCAGAGCGCGCGCGAACACAAAAATATGTTTATTGTGAAGTTCAAAGGATACGACAACATTAATGATGTCGAGAAGTATAAGGGCTGGATGCTCAAGGTCTCGAAGGATAACCGGTCCGATCTGGACGACGGGGAGTATTATTACTTCGAAATTATCGGCTGCCGCGCAATAACGGAAGACGGCGAGGAGCTAGGGACGATAACAGAAATATTAAGTCCCGGCGCGAACGATGTCTGGGTTGTAGAAGCGAAGAAAGGCAAGCAGGTGCTTCTTCCCGTTATTGATGAAGTCGTGCTGCAGGTGGATGTCAAGGAAAAGGTTGTTACGGTCCGCTTGATGGAAGGGCTGATCTGA
- the trmD gene encoding tRNA (guanosine(37)-N1)-methyltransferase TrmD, translating into MRIDVLTLFPEMFDGVFRSSILGKARDKGIVRLNAVNFREYANNKHNTVDDYPYGGGGGMVLKPEPLFAAVEDLVPQDGPPPRVILMCPQGETYSQRKAEELAREEHLVFLCGHYEGYDERIREYLVTDELSIGDYVLTGGELPAMTVIDSVVRLLPGVLGNETSAITDSFSTGLLEHPQYTRPAVFRGWEVPEVLMSGHHAHVAAWRREQSLLRTWNRRRDLLESAELTDKERAWLAQMKAQTKSPSTTE; encoded by the coding sequence ATGAGAATCGATGTCCTGACGCTGTTCCCGGAGATGTTCGATGGCGTTTTCCGTTCCAGCATTCTCGGCAAGGCGCGCGATAAAGGAATTGTTCGGCTGAATGCGGTTAATTTTCGCGAATATGCGAATAATAAGCATAATACGGTCGACGACTATCCCTATGGAGGCGGCGGCGGGATGGTGCTCAAGCCTGAGCCGTTGTTTGCCGCGGTGGAGGATCTGGTGCCGCAAGACGGGCCCCCTCCCAGGGTCATTCTGATGTGTCCGCAAGGCGAGACGTACAGTCAGCGCAAAGCGGAAGAGCTTGCCCGCGAGGAGCATCTCGTGTTTCTGTGCGGACACTATGAAGGCTATGACGAGCGGATTCGTGAGTACCTCGTCACGGACGAGCTGTCGATCGGCGATTATGTACTAACCGGCGGGGAGCTGCCTGCCATGACCGTCATCGACAGCGTCGTCCGGCTGCTGCCCGGCGTGCTTGGCAATGAAACGTCGGCTATCACCGACTCGTTCAGCACGGGATTGCTGGAGCATCCCCAATATACCCGTCCGGCTGTATTTCGCGGCTGGGAGGTGCCGGAGGTGCTCATGTCCGGTCATCATGCCCACGTAGCGGCCTGGCGGCGAGAGCAGTCTCTGCTGCGGACATGGAACCGCCGCCGGGACCTGCTGGAGTCGGCTGAGCTTACGGATAAAGAGCGGGCTTGGCTGGCGCAGATGAAGGCCCAAACGAAGTCTCCATCGACAACCGAGTAA
- the rplS gene encoding 50S ribosomal protein L19, with translation MNLLQTIAQEQLRTDLPNFRPGDTLKVHVKVIEGSRERIQLFEGVVIKRRGGGISETFTVRKISYGVGVERTFPLHSPKLEKIEVARRGKVRRAKLYYLRNLRGKAARIKEIR, from the coding sequence ATGAATTTACTTCAAACGATTGCTCAGGAACAGCTTCGCACCGATTTGCCGAACTTCCGTCCTGGGGATACGCTCAAGGTACACGTTAAAGTTATCGAGGGTTCCCGTGAACGGATTCAGCTTTTCGAAGGCGTTGTGATCAAGCGTCGCGGCGGTGGCATCAGCGAAACTTTTACGGTTCGTAAGATTTCGTACGGTGTTGGCGTGGAAAGAACTTTCCCGCTGCATTCGCCTAAGCTGGAGAAGATTGAAGTGGCTCGCCGCGGTAAAGTCCGTCGCGCTAAACTGTACTATCTTCGTAATCTGCGCGGTAAGGCTGCTAGAATTAAAGAGATTCGCTAA
- the lepB gene encoding signal peptidase I, with protein MDQQGRKDEPKNGSELTQETDPQTEAGELSEKAAGPAKQGGSKAQKEVFEWVKALAIAGLLVFVIRWFLFAPFIVDGPSMEPNFYTDERLIVNKLIYDFRAPKRGEVVVFEVPEEGRDFIKRVIGVPGDKVKYEGDNLYINGKKVEEPYLKESIEAAKARGEIFNSGGYDKDFPNAKVQSDVVPEGTILAFGDNRQNSRDGRDIGYVSFDRIIGRADVIFWPLDQVKLVKHG; from the coding sequence ATGGATCAACAAGGTCGGAAGGACGAACCGAAGAATGGCTCGGAACTGACGCAGGAGACCGATCCGCAAACGGAAGCCGGTGAATTGTCCGAGAAGGCCGCAGGACCAGCCAAACAGGGCGGCAGCAAAGCGCAGAAAGAGGTTTTCGAATGGGTGAAGGCGCTCGCGATTGCGGGACTGCTCGTGTTTGTCATTCGCTGGTTTCTGTTTGCTCCGTTCATTGTCGACGGCCCCTCGATGGAGCCTAACTTTTATACGGACGAGCGTCTGATCGTGAATAAACTGATCTACGACTTCCGGGCCCCGAAGCGCGGCGAGGTCGTTGTCTTTGAAGTGCCGGAGGAAGGACGCGATTTCATTAAACGGGTTATTGGCGTTCCAGGCGATAAAGTGAAATATGAAGGGGATAATTTGTACATAAACGGCAAGAAGGTCGAAGAGCCTTATTTGAAGGAATCGATCGAGGCGGCCAAAGCGCGAGGCGAAATTTTCAACAGCGGCGGCTATGACAAAGATTTCCCGAACGCGAAGGTGCAATCGGATGTCGTGCCTGAAGGTACCATCCTCGCCTTCGGCGATAACCGCCAGAACAGCCGCGATGGCAGGGATATCGGTTACGTGTCGTTCGATCGGATTATCGGACGGGCGGACGTTATCTTCTGGCCGCTCGATCAGGTCAAATTGGTCAAACACGGATGA
- the ylqF gene encoding ribosome biogenesis GTPase YlqF gives MSIQWFPGHMTRARRQIQEKLKLIDLAIELLDARIPLSSRNPMVDEILLDKPRLIVLNKADLADAKTTEQWMADFKAEGHASIAVDSSTGTKVNEIPVMAKQILHEKIERQIAKGMNPRAIRALIVGIPNVGKSTLINRLAGRSIAETGDRPGVTKGQQWIKVGKEMELLDTPGILWPKFEDQLVGYRLAMTGAIREQILNVEDIAFFAVKELVKRYWAALAERFDLDKPPSDPDDSDEIVRVMEEIGRKRGCLVSGGRVDLEKASGIILRELRAGKLGRITLETPDMM, from the coding sequence ATGAGCATTCAATGGTTTCCTGGTCATATGACCAGAGCAAGGCGGCAAATTCAGGAGAAGCTGAAGCTGATCGATCTGGCGATCGAACTGCTGGATGCCCGGATTCCGCTTTCAAGCCGAAACCCGATGGTTGATGAAATTTTGCTCGATAAGCCGAGGCTTATCGTATTGAATAAGGCGGATTTGGCGGATGCCAAAACAACCGAACAATGGATGGCGGACTTCAAGGCTGAAGGACATGCCAGCATTGCCGTGGATTCCTCCACCGGTACGAAGGTGAATGAAATTCCCGTTATGGCCAAACAGATTCTGCACGAGAAAATTGAACGGCAGATTGCCAAAGGGATGAATCCGCGGGCGATCCGGGCACTTATCGTCGGGATTCCGAATGTCGGCAAATCCACGCTCATTAACAGGCTTGCAGGCCGCAGTATTGCCGAAACCGGCGACCGTCCTGGCGTAACGAAGGGGCAGCAGTGGATCAAGGTTGGCAAAGAAATGGAGCTTCTGGACACGCCGGGCATTCTATGGCCGAAATTCGAGGATCAGCTGGTCGGTTACCGCCTTGCGATGACAGGGGCAATTCGGGAACAGATTCTTAACGTGGAGGATATCGCATTCTTCGCGGTCAAAGAGCTGGTGAAACGTTATTGGGCGGCGCTTGCCGAGCGGTTTGACTTGGACAAGCCGCCCAGCGATCCGGACGATTCGGATGAAATCGTGCGCGTGATGGAAGAGATCGGGCGCAAGCGCGGCTGTCTGGTCAGCGGGGGGCGCGTGGACCTGGAGAAGGCATCGGGCATCATTCTGCGCGAACTGCGGGCAGGCAAGCTGGGTCGGATTACGTTAGAGACCCCTGACATGATGTAG